A section of the Acomys russatus chromosome 10, mAcoRus1.1, whole genome shotgun sequence genome encodes:
- the LOC127194204 gene encoding olfactory receptor-like protein OLF3, which yields MEDNNQTWVHEFILLGLSSDWDTQVSLFVLFLLMYLVTVLGNFLIILLIRLDSRLHTPMYFFLTNLSLVDVSYATSIVPQLLAHFLASHKTIPFLSCAFQLFFSLGLGGIEFLLLAVMAYDRYVAVCDPLRYSVVMHAGLCTRLVITSWVSGSVNSLVHTAITFQLPMCTNKNIDHIACETLAVVRLACVDTSSNEIVIMVSSIVLLMTPFFLVLLSYIQIISTILKIQSTEGRWKAFHTCASHLTMVVLCYGMAIFTYIQPHSSPSALQEKLMSLFYAVLTPMLNPIVYSLRNKEVKGAWQKLLGKFSGFTSKLAT from the coding sequence ATGGAAGACAACAACCAGACATGGGTGCATGAATTCATCCTCCTTGGCCTGTCCAGTGACTGGGACACTCAAGTCTCCCTGTTTGTCCTGTTCTTGCTGATGTACCTGGTGACAGTGCTGGGGAACTTCCTCATCATTCTTCTGATCAGGCTGGACAGCCGACTCCACACTCCCATGTATTTCTTTCTCACTAACCTGTCGCTTGTGGATGTATCTTATGCCACAAGCATAGTGCCCCAGCTGCTGGCTCATTTCCTTGCATCACATAAAACAATCCCATTTCTCAGCTGTGCATTCCAGTTATTTTTCTCCCTGGGCTTGGGAGGGATTGAGTTCCTTCTTCTGGcagtgatggcctatgaccgctatgtggcagTGTGTGACCCTCTGAGGTACTCAGTCGTTATGCATGCAGGGCTGTGCACAAGGCTGGTCATCACATCTTGGGTCAGTGGCTCTGTCAACTCTCTTGTTCATACTGCCATCACCTTTCAGCTGCCTATGTGCACCAATAAGAATATTGATCACATTGCCTGTGAAACTCTTGCTGTggtcagattggcctgtgtggACACTTCATCCAATGAGATTGTGATCATGGTTTCTAGCATTGTCTTGCTTATGACACCTTTCTTCCTGGTTCTCCTGTCCTATATTCAGATCATTTCAACCATCCTAAAGATACAATCCACAGAGGGAAGGTGGAAGGCCTTCCACACCTGTGCCTCCCACCTTACTATGGTTGTCCTGTGCTATGGCATGGCCATTTTCACCTATATCCAACCCCACTCCAGCCCCTCTGCCCTTCAGGAGAAGTTGATGTCTCTGTTCTATGCAGTTTTGACACCCATGCTGAATCCCATCGTTTATAGTCTAAGAAATAAAGAGGTTAAAGGGGCTTGGCAGAAACTGTTAGGGAAATTCTCTGGGTTCACATCCAAACTGGCAACTTGA
- the LOC127194205 gene encoding olfactory receptor-like protein OLF3, which yields MGTDNQTWVHEFILLGLSSDWDTQVSLFVLFLLMYLVTVLGNFLIILLIRLDSRLHTPMYFFLTNLSLVDVSYATSIVPQLLAHFLASHKTIPFLSCASQLFFSLGLGGIEFVLLAMMAYDRYVAVCNPLRYSAIMHTGLCSRMALVSWASGSINSMMQTAITFQLPMCANMYIDHISCELLAVVRLACVDTSTNEVAIMVSSIILLMTPFCLVLLSYIQIISTILKIQSTEGRRKAFHTCASHLTVVALCYGMAIFTYIQPHSSPSVLQEKLISLFYAILTPMLNPMIYSLRNKEVKGAWQKLLGQFSGFASKLKT from the coding sequence ATGGGAACAGACAACCAGACATGGGTGCATGAATTCATCCTCCTCGGCCTGTCCAGTGACTGGGACACTCAAGTCTCCCTGTTTGTCCTGTTCTTGCTGATGTACCTGGTGACAGTGCTGGGGAACTTCCTCATTATTCTTCTGATCAGGCTGGACAGCCGACTCCACACTCCCATGTATTTCTTTCTCACTAACCTGTCGCTTGTGGATGTATCTTATGCCACAAGCATAGTGCCCCAGCTGCTGGCTCATTTCCTTGCATCACATAAAACAATCCCATTTCTGAGCTGTGCATCccagttatttttctctcttggctTAGGAGGGATTGAGTTTGTTCTATTGGCAatgatggcctatgaccgctatgtggcagTGTGCAACCCGCTGAGATACTCTGCCATCATGCATACAGGACTATGCAGTAGGATGGCTCTTGTATCTTGGGCCAGTGGTTCCATCAACTCAATGATGCAGACCGCCATCACCTTCCAACTGCCCATGTGCGCGAACATGTACATTGATCATATATCCTGTGAGCTCCTTGCTGTGGTGAGGCTGGCCTGTGTGGATACGTCTACCAATGAAGTTGCTATAATGGTATCAAGCATCATTCTCTTGATGACTCCATTTTGCTTGGTTCTCCTATCCTACATCCAGATCATCTCCACCATCCTAAAGATCCAGTccacagagggaagaaggaaggcctTCCACACCTGTGCCTCCCACCTCACTGTGGTTGCCCTGTGCTACGGCATGGCCATTTTCACTTACATACAGCCCCACTCCAGCCCCTCTGTCCTTCAGGAGAAGTTGATTTCTTTGTTCTATGCGATTTTGACACCCATGCTAAACCCCATGATTTATAGCCTAAGGAATAAGGAGGTGAAGGGGGCTTGGCAGAAACTACTGGGACAATTCTCTGGGTTTGCATCAAAACTGAAAACCTGA